The genomic window TCCAGGATGGCCTGGGCCAAAGTGCAAGGAGCTCCAAAGGCAGACCCACCTGAAATAGGGGTCTCCTCCAGCCAGGTCTCATGAGCTCTTGGAGGTCCAtttcacacccaagatagctcagctacctcagaaggcataaaatcatcaggatggcttctgtggcagtgttggaaacaaaaaggttgtaataaaaggcaaaataacaaaactctttacagagaaaaactgagccaGGTGCAAGAGGTCCTTGcccctggtaaaacacctcatAAAAGCAATTAGTTTCTTTattatcttctttttctagttAATTGCTCAAGCAAGATTTTTTGGCTCCTATTCAATTagctatccttaagtttgaaGTCCCCCAAGTCCTATGAGATGTCTTTTCACCTAATTGAGGAAATAAACTTTTAGGCTTATTTCCCCTTTAAGGGGACAAAAGATGGTTTTGTCACTCCATCAACAAAGGGCACATTCCTATAGCCAGtcctggtgccctgcaggggggtggcacagcagcctggcccctgctctgccctctgccagctgctccaTGCCAGGCTCAGGCAGAAAAGACTGCACTCCAAGGTCCTGATGAAagttttttggtgggtttttttgatggggcgattttaaaaaagctttgtGTTAGGAATGAGAGATGGATggcatttttgcctttttcaaaaattttttggttttcttttttattagaAATTTTGTATGTTGTTTATATTTTAGATTTAGTGTATTAAGAGAAGGTGTTAAAAGTTATATAGATTTAAggttttttaaagttattttgtttaattaattttgagaatgtattttattttaattttttattaataatagtTTTTTGTTTATGTATGTAATATTTGTATTGtggtatttaaaattaattattttatggtTTTAATATTGTAGAAAATGGATTAGATGAAAAATAAGAAGGAGATTAGAtaatgtttaaattttttattttgttctttattttaaaatttattttaatagtcattaatatattaataattaatttattaatttacaaAATTCTATGAATAATAAGTTAATAAATAATGTTGTAATAACTATAAattattaaagtatttttattaatttaatatattttaatttttatagaaaatttttaattttaagttttttaatttttgatatgtcatattattatttatttttatatatttgtagattttaatttattttaaagttttggAAGCTTTTTTTATCGATGAAGGTTAAAAGTaatgggttttttggggattagGATATTTTAGGATAGGTAGAGAAATATCTTTTATGTTTTCCTTGCTGCTTGCTCTGCCTCCATGCCCACACCAGAGTAGTTTTCTGAACAAAACCAACCCTGCTCtggagggctcagcactgggcTGGAAGTCACACAggctgggagccaggctggaaTAAAATTTTGCAATAATGAAATAGTATTCTATGATAATGaactaaaatgaaataatattcAATAATAATGAAATAGTATTCTATAATAATGAAATAGTATTCCATAAGAATGAAATAATATTCAATAATAATGAACTAGTATTCCATAATAACGAACTAGTATTCTATAATAATGAAATAGTATTctataataatgaaataaaattatataatattGAAATAGTACTCCATAATAATGAACTAATATTCTATAATAATGAACTAGTATTCCATAATAATGAACTAATATTCCATAATAATGAACTAATATTCTATGAAAATGAAATAGTATTCTATAATAATGAAATAGTTATTCTCTAACAATGAACTAGTGTTCCATAACGATGCAGTGCCCCATGGGGtggctggcagctgctgtgtgcccaggctgcccgGGCTCCCCACCGTGCCCTTGGCgatgcagctgctctgcccctgccgGGACCGaagggtcctggcagggaaatgaaagggcagcagcagcagcagcagcagcggggagGTGCCAGCCCAGTGCCTTAACGAGGATTTATCTGCTCTGTTTTCCAGACCCAGAGTGACAAAGTGCTGTGGACCCACATCCGATACTCAGGTGGGTGTTGGGGGGACCCTGGGGGGAGCCTCGATGATGCCCAGTGCAGCACCCACATCCCCTGGCACACTGGGAGGGCTCCCCACCCTACCACAGTCCCCAGGGACCTCCGTGGCATCCTGTGGCCCCTAAAATACCCCAATGGCTCCCAGGTGCCACAGTGCTGGCTGTTTCTTCTGACGGGggagaggtgccaggagagCTGTCAGGGGAGAGGGGCCAAgcctgccccagtgctgcaaGGGGACAAAATGAAACAGTTGggttttcccagagcaggacaaaaaagctgaaaatctgCGTggatccctgcagccctcaccTGTCTCCTAAACCACTCTTTCACTCTGTGAATGAACAAGAAAGTAATTTTTGGCAATTTACTGAATGCACGCAGCACGCTCTTGGGTTTTTCTAAAACAAGTCAATGGTTTCCTGATTtatgaaaaatgtaaatgaTTTCCTCAGGAGGAGTGGGTGAGAGCACACACCATATCAGATGTGCTGCTCTGCGTGCCAGCTACACTGGAGGTTTGTCTGGTGTCACATCTCAAAGATAAAACCAAGCagtaaaacttttaaaataatactgAAAATATTATCGACGGTTTTGCTTTCAGTTAAAAGCGTGAGGCAGCAGGGAGCCTAACCTCATAGAAACTCATGTCCTTTGGAGGAAAAGCTTGAGAagtttgtccccagcccagaggggctgtgctccctgcctggAGAGCCCCTGGGTACCCCAGGGgtttcagctgctgtgctgagagcccagggctgcagcacagaacgtggccagcacagcctgggaacCCTGACTCTCCATTCCACCAGAAAACCTTTCTTGCCAAGTTCCtgtttaatttctcctttttctgctCTGTATTAATTAGTTCCTTCTGCTTCTGtctctttgctgctctttcatctttttttctgggaaaaaaaaaaaccaaacaaaagaagaaaaaaacacaaccaaaCCCTAAGATAAAGGCTTATGTTACCAGCATCtcaacaaaaagaaattttgtCATCCAGTTCTGGATGCCTTTTCCTCATCTTATTTACTGTCTCaattttcctgggtttttttatgaACCTGCTCTTTCTAAACTCACAGTGATGCTTTACTTgctgtatttttctgtattctAAGACACAGAGTAAGTAAATTGtgcataaataaaaatttggagGAGCAATTCACATAAACCATGTGCCAAAAGACACAGCTTAGTCAAGAGTGGTCATCTGTAAATTTCCATGGTAGATGATGTCTGGCTAGGGTGGATAATATTCTAACTCTGGTCTGTTGGATTAAGCTTTTTTTTGACTTACAGATGGAgtaactgagaggtgttttaaaaacttttatttcatttttagtctTATgcgaagggtgagacaatacagatgttataatttcTGTTATTATAATTAGAAGCTAATTCTTTCTTAATTACAATATATTATAAGTGTATCTTGGTTTATTAGTTTTTGTCACATTAtgttgtaaatattttaaagttaatAATCTAAAATTACTCTTCGTGTGTTTTActacaatttatttttcatagttttatttctctaaagCATTTAGTCTCATTTCAACAACTTGAAACTTGTTTCTAGTTCTATTTCTTTCTCAACAATGTTTGTCTTATTCTATGGTATTTCTAACttagtattttttatttcagagttTGTATGCAGATGTGTGCTATGGGTGTCTCTTGTAAGGCTTTGAGAATTCTCTACAAATCTATTTCTCACATTGGTCTGCCCTGTTCTCTAGTTTACTCTctcccttttttaaaatatttttccatcttcCCTGCAGTCAGGTGGTGTaaactgtgaaaaatgccaattgcttgtttttaaaatttttaaagtttaatagtaaaaatagtaatacaattagagaaataataatttggacaatttggattaggaaaatatgagacaacagaaacaaagagttatcgacagtccaggtacctctttctagtcaaaataagcccgaaaaaaGAACCCaagttaacagaggattaacccttaaaagcaacagcctgttgcatattcatacacctcatccatgatgcataaattccattcaaacacaggattctgtctgggcagtgtcagcttcttcctctgaatcctgacagcatcttcagggctgagtgaggcaggaagaagttcatttcttctgataagggagcaataaattctctttctctgaaagattcaggtgtcctgtggctgctatctcagtgcgagtcctttcttttaaaaaaagtatctcacATAGCATAGTTTGTATTTTAACcctatgttataacctaaaactatatttaacacacaacttaagaaaattaatacagcatcactttctaacataacacatataatattcactttaatatttgcaaaaagccaatcataaagtacgcatttttcacataaACCAGCCCATTTCCTAGCAAACATTTGTCCCCAGGGGATCACCTTTGCCTCCTTGCATTGCAGGCAGGAGCACCAGGGGAGCAGCCGTGAACCTCTCAGCGGAATCGGGGCCCATCCAGATCCGGAATGGCTCCGTGCTGGTCCCCTGTGATGGCCTCTACCTCCTGTCCCTCAGGAGCACCATCTACCTGGATGAGAAGGAGGAGGACTGGCTGAACCTGACCCTGCAGGCCAGCAGCAGTGTCCTGTGGGAGCAGATTGTGCAGAGCAGTGAGAGCAGAGTGAACCTCACCACAGTGCTCTACCTGTTTGAGCAGGACAGCATCACGCTGTGGACCAGCTCCAACGCCAGCCTCTGGGACCTGTCCCTCAGCCTGGTGTTAGTAGCTGACAGCAAGTCCTAGCTGCAGGACTGGAGCAGCACGGAAAGCACAGCCTTCCCCACCTTGCTGCAGGTTTTGGACTTGTATGGGCAGACTGCTCTAAacccctccctggggctgtggagggCCTGGCTGGGAGCGCAGATGAACCACAGGCTTTATATAGTGCAAGATTCGCCTCtttggagctctgtgcagctgatTTGCTACCCAGGATGGATCTTCCCAACACTGGGGAAAGGGATGTGTGGAGCTCTTGAGAAGAGCAGAAATGAAAGCCAAAGAAAGTCACCCAAGCTTAGCTCATATTCAGAGAAACCCCAGGTTTCTCTATTTACTTGACAGTGTCTGTATATAGTAGAAATGTGTTGTGTTTTTTCTCAAATAAAAGTCTGGTGAGTCAGGAAGGTACCTCAAGTGTCCTGAAGCCATTTGGAGCGGGAGGAGCATGAATCTGCCTGGCAAGATGGAAAACAGGGAAGAGGCAGCAGGGAATGCCTTTGGAGTGAGCCAGATAAAGGCTGTCTGAGAGGAACAGCTGTGAGAGAAGGTGGAGTGTGGAAATGAGCTGACAGGACTgcactgggcagcaggagcactgaCTGTGGAGTTTTGGGGAGCAGCCTTTGAGAGCAGAGCCCCACTGGCTGTTCCAGCTGTCTGCAGACTGCTGAAGCCAGAGCCCAAGGAATATCTGCTGTAAGGCCCCAGAGGAAAACCTCCttcaagcacacacacacactggctTGACCCAAAAGTGATCCAGGCACATAAAAAGTTGGGCAAACATGGAGACTTCTGGATGTGGTGACCTCTGACAGACCAAGTGGAAGCTGCAGGTCTGAGCATCCTTTCCTCAGGGAGGACCCAGATGGTTCTCATGGCTTTGTCCCACAGGTGTGCCCCAGAGACTGGCAGGCACAGCCTCCATGGGGCACCAGGCACACCTCAGTGACCCTGGGCTGCTCATCCCTGCTCATCCAGCTGAGACAGGTCCTGCCCAtgctgcaggcagcccctgaccccagcacagccagcagctgagGGGGTTTGCTTGCAGCAAGGCAGATTTTAACCACCTGTCAGTTTTTGACTTTGTGTCTCCCAACATTTCAGTGTGTCTCTGCTGGCTGCACACCCCAAAGTCTTTTGTTAGaagtatttatgtatttaaatgATGGGCATAAGAATGTTACATCAGATTGCTTAGAAACACTGGGAAGGGCTCACACCAGGTTGTCAGCACTGAACTCCTCTTTGAAAATGCTCCCAATGCTCTGGGCTGGTCCTGCTTTGCAGACCCAGACCTGGACTGACACACTCATGCTGAGCACTCCAGCAGACTCAGGTGCCAAAGGGAACTAAGGACATGCTCCAGGTCTTGGAGAGCTTTCCTGGCTTTAGGCTAAGGAGCTTCCCCACCTGGGCCAGGCCAGAGCCTCAGGGGAAGCTGGCTGAAGCACTCAACTCATGTAGTGCCAAGAGGCAGCTTCTCTCCTCTCactgagaagctgtggctgacTTGCACCCACAGGATGCTCATCATTAAGGGATATTTTGTGCTTTTAACTCTGGCCACACTCACCACCACGGGGACTGATGGCAGCTGCACCCTGCCCCGAGGCTGGGGATTGTCACACTCCCCAGTAGAAGTGAGAATGTGTTTCTCTtcctaaaaataataaatttttcctTTGCAACATTTGGGTTTGTAGTGTCCCTTGGaggaggggggaggaggaggctggaagTGCCTGGTGAATGATGCATTCAGGGTTTGAGCAGACACTTCCTGTGCTATGGAAACTATATGAAATTTTCACatacttccttttttttacaGTTCAGCTTTTGTTTCAGCTCTCCAGGAGggtgtgcagggctggtgcttcccAGCATGTGCTAACACAGGGCAGGCTATGCCGGTGGTGtgtgcagggctgcacagcacagcaagaAAGATGAAGCCTGGAGAGCACAAATGGATTTGTTCTCTGGAAGGCTGCACCCTTTCTTCTTGTTTACAGCAGGAGAGGGCATTTCCCTCACTGATCCCCCTGCACCTCCAGGCTGAACTGGACTGACCTATTCTATACAAACACCTGCACTTGCCTTGAAATACAGGCTGGAATGATTCAACACCCAGCATTGATTGCTTGATGGACTGACTGTCCTCATCAGTAAGTTTCCATGCCCTCAGCTTTTGTTTGTATCCAAAGACTACTTTCTTCCACTAGGTTAAAAGTCTCTTTTGTTGAGTTTGTTGTTGCTGAAAAGGCTCCTGAGGTgttaaaaagtcttttttcccagccccgtgCTTGAAGAAGTCgagattcctcagctctggttctcaaggttgtttattttcccttatctgttccattctttctctgacctgctgagatctgtccaccaggtcgggttgtggcacagtccctgcccctggggtggtgttggctttttatactaagaactacaggtactttatttacaataattttccaatacccatcacctatgttagacagtctgtctctactctaaacgaATCAAacagtgtcaccatcacagaagaagatggaagagaagaagaagacgaagaagatgaagaagaagatgaagaacgaggaggaggaggaggaggacaggacactcccagattcctccatcttgcctcttgaacccccattctaaaaaccccaaaattctactttttcaccttctactcaaactcttgtggcttgtaactcttcacacaaagttTTTTCCATGGagtaaaatcaaaggcacaggtgtttttgactctgtgccaaggtctctgagccccttgccAGGGTCTCGAgccatccagggcagccagaggaatgtcctgggttccgaCACTCTTGGTATGAGAAACATCAATTTTTGTTACTGGGGTTGTCAAGACCTTGTAGGAGCTCACAGGTGGTGCTTGAGTCCCACCTTACAGCTCTGTtcagccaggcagtgccccCAGGGTTTGGGTCACCCCTTGAAGCCGGGGCTGGGGAAGtgcagggctgttcctggggacaatccctgactgcagaggggcagcacaTTCATTTTCCTGTGCTTGCAGTCACAGAAAGGGGCTTGTGGTGTGTCCtctgtgatagatgagtaacACAATTAACAGACAAATATCATGTCTATAGGTTAAGAAAAGTTTTGTAGATTTATAGTCCTGTTTTACCCCTTGCATGGCTATCAAGGGACAGCCTGGGTttgggacatctgggagggtCAGCTTGTCACTATGGCAAAACCTGACCTCCAACCAGGATTTGAGGAAGTGATCTCCAtcactggacagtgaagaaggggtcaatggacagaactttgggagggctAAAGGCTTAAAAGGTGAAACCTCCCTTGTGTGGATGAGCACATGGTGGGAAAAATCCTAGGgtattttctctattcagtcttctgttgtatttctGATAAGGTTAAATAAACCttttgtgaaaaacgccaatcacttgtttttaaaatttttaaagtttaatagtaataaaatggttagaAAAATAGTaatagagtaataaaaatttgacaatttggattaggacaatatgagacaataaaaacagaGTTACTGATGGTCTGgatacctctttctgggcagcataagcctgaaaaaggacccacattaAAAGAGGATTAACATGAGTcagaaattcttttcaaacaaagggTGTTCTCTGGTTATTGTCAACTCCCCCCTCATCTTGTAAATCAGTCATCTTGGTCCCCACCAAGTCTGGTCTTTCCCAGTAAGGAGGCAATAATTCTTCTGTTGGGGATTTTGCTGTCTTGTTGTTGTTATCTCTGGGTGAAGAATTCCTTGAGCTAGTtagaaaaagtatcttacatcacacagtttctattttaatattatgttaTAGCCTAAAAtgatatttaacacactactgaAAAGGATTAATACAgtataactttctaacataacacatataatattcatttgtatatttgcgaaaagccaatcatataatatgcatttttcacaccacTGTCTactccctcccttctccctctcctttcctgtgaagaatgccaatcacttgtttttaaaatttttaaagtttaatagtaataaattgGTCAGAAAAATAGCAAtgtaattagagtaataaaattTGGGcaattaggatttaggacaataggagacaatagaaacaaagagttatggacagtccaggtacctctttctgggcaaaataagccctaAAAAGGACCGAagttaaaagcaacagcctgttgcatattcatacacctcatccatgatgcataaattccattcaaacacaggattctgtctgggcagtgtcagcttcttcctctgaatcctgacagcatCTTCAGGGTTGAGCCAGGCAGgcagaagttcatttcttctgataatggagcaataaattctctttctctgaaagattcaggtgtcctgtggctgctatcttggtgGGAGTACCTCATTCCCCTCTTTTTAAGAAAAGTATCTTCCATAGCATGGTTTCTATTTTAACTTTATGTTATAatctaaaactatatttaacacactacttaagaaaattaatacagcatcactttctgacataacacatataatattcatttgaatatttgcaaaaagccaatcataaaataggcatttttcacatttcccAAATCTCCTGGGTGACCTTAAGGGTGACAAAGCTGCTGTGAGAGCCACGGCCACCCCTGGGGGAGAAGGAGCTACTGAAGGTGAGGCAGAGCAGAATGGGATGGAGGCTGCCTCTCCTTACACCAGAAATGAGGGGAAACATTCACAGTCCACTCACACCTGTGTGCAAACGACCTCATTTTCTACCACATAGGTAGTAATAGTGGCCTAATGAGCCTGTGTGTTTTCAGACACCGTTTAGGTTTATGTTTAATCAGCCAGTGTGAGTCACAGCTGTTGCCTGTCAGCTGCActggagagaagaagaaagcCATGGTGTGCTTGGCAAagtgcagctggctgctgctgctctagAGCCAGCACTgtgcagctcaggcagcagaaaGCACAGGAATTTCATTTCCTTATTCAACATCAAAATGGGAAAGTATGACAGAGACTCGAGCAGCTTCCTGCACTAACTAATTGGGAAGGTTTGACTTATGAGACTTTTCTCAGTAGCATCGCTAACTTCAGAGCTGTTCTCTGAGCTGGCAGTTGGTTCCTGTTTTCCAAGAGATCCAGACCATCCCCAGAGATGCTTGCTTCCAGCTATGGGGTAATAATCCACCAAAATAAGCAAATTGAGCAACACACACACTGAGGGCTGGGAGGAGTTGGTGCCAGGCCAGAAAAGAACAGTGGTGAAAGTAGCAGAAGGATTTATCTGCAGCCTTCTGTCCCCGAAGGCCAGGGAGGATCTGGAGGCTGTTTGCTCATATTCTGAGTGGATGAGGAAGGCAGCTGAAGGCTCAGTTCTCCAAGCAAATGAGTAAATCTGTTAAGGGCTAGAGAGCCAAGCAAGCAGAGTGGAGGCTGGGGGCACATCTCCCCATGGAGATGCCAGTAAGGCAAATTTCTGGCAGCTGTTCAGCATCCCAGAGCAGAACACACCCCCCaaacagggctgggagaggctccctgtgccccctgcaCCAGGAAGGAGGAGCCTGAG from Agelaius phoeniceus isolate bAgePho1 chromosome 8, bAgePho1.hap1, whole genome shotgun sequence includes these protein-coding regions:
- the TNFSF4 gene encoding tumor necrosis factor ligand superfamily member 4, which encodes MDGQTDAGAGAGQQLEQQREGAEEEGRLWQGGQARSSLHLVSAVAQWVLLLACLIYLGVHFLRPSKTQSDKVLWTHIRYSGRSTRGAAVNLSAESGPIQIRNGSVLVPCDGLYLLSLRSTIYLDEKEEDWLNLTLQASSSVLWEQIVQSSESRVNLTTVLYLFEQDSITLWTSSNASLWDLSLSLVLVADSKS